From the genome of Lasioglossum baleicum chromosome 13, iyLasBale1, whole genome shotgun sequence, one region includes:
- the Park gene encoding E3 ubiquitin-protein ligase parkin, whose translation MSFVFDFVRNLFLKMLQLIWFGKRRISNSLCIYVKTNTGNTLAVDLDPKWDIKNVKEIVAPRMGTSPEDIKIIFAGKELHNSTIIEECDLGQQSILHAIKTPHQRLNRSKDTSTIEESSEASEFNDSGGKPMNETLTDLPLDDSDLQENSLKEDHRKNRAHFFVYCSAPCKAVTTGKLRVRCATCNSGAVTVDRDPQCWPDVLQPRKITVHCENDLCPTPATISDDTETQVLYAHFYFKCANHASLGEQDEAVPLYLVKPNLRKIPCLACTDVRDIVLVFPCEAGHVTCLDCFKDYCSVRLRERQFQFDDTRGYYTLPCPAGCSDSLIPEVHHFHLLSQQQYEQYQRFSTEEYVLRAGGLLCPRPDCGMGIIPASPDDGTSDETCRRIQCIGGCGYVFCRRCLQGFHVGECESQPYESSNGMLKSGGYSVDPERAKDAKWDEATMVTIKISTKPCPKCRTPTERDGGCMHMVCTRAGCGYHWCWVCQTQWTRECMGNHWFG comes from the exons ATGAGTTTTGTTTTCGATTTCGTAAGGAATTTGTTTCTAAAGATGCTACAGCTAATTTGGTTCGGGAAACGGAGGATATCTAATTCCCTGTGTATATACGTGAAAACCAACACTGGCAATACACTTGCCGTAGATCTGGACCCAAAATGGGACATAAAAAACGTGAAAGAGATAGTAGCACCTCGAATGGGTACATCACCTGAagacattaaaattattttcgcgGGAAAAGAGCTGCATAACTCGACGATAATAGAG GAATGCGATTTAGGGCAACAAAGTATCCTGCACGCTATCAAAACTCCTCACCAAAGACTCAACAGAAGCAAAGACACAAGCACCATCGAAGAGTCTTCCGAGGCATCTGAATTCAATGATAGCGGAGGCAAGCCAATGAATGAAACTCTTACCGACTTGCCTTTGGACGATTCAGACCTGCAAGAGAATTCATTGAAGGAAG ACCATCGAAAGAATCGAGCTCACTTCTTTGTGTACTGTTCGGCACCATGCAAAGCAGTTACAACAGGAAAATTGAGAGTGAGATGCGCAACTTGTAATAGCGGAGCAGTTACAGTAGACAGAGATCCCCAATGCTGGCCAGATGTACTCCAGCCACGGAAAATAACAGTTCATTGTGAAAATGATCTGTGTCCTACACCTGCAACAATTTCTGACGATACTGAGACACAAGTTCTGTATgctcatttttatttcaaatgtgCAAACCATGCCAGTCTCGGGGAACAAGATGAAGCAGTTCCATTGTACCTTGTTAAACCAAACTTGAGGAAGATTCCTTGTTTAGCATGCACAGATGTTAG AGATATAGTACTAGTTTTTCCATGCGAAGCAGGACACGTAACTTGCCTTGATTGTTTTAAAGATTATTGCTCAGTTCGCCTAAGAGAACGTCAGTTCCAGTTTGATGATACTAGGGGGTATTATACTCTACCTTGCCCAGCAGGATGCTCTGACTCACTTATTCCTGAAGTGCATCATTTTCATCTTCTCTCTCAGCAACAG TATGAACAGTATCAAAGGTTTAGTACAGAGGAGTATGTTTTACGTGCTGGAGGTCTTCTATGTCCTAGACCAGATTGTGGGATGGGGATTATACCAGCCTCCCCTGATGATGGTACCTCTGATGAAACATGTAGGAGAATTCAATGTATTGGTGGCTGTGGA TATGTTTTCTGTAGAAGATGTCTACAAGGTTTCCACGTGGGAGAGTGCGAATCGCAGCCGTATGAATCTTCCAATGGAATGCTAAAATCCGGTGGATATTCGGTGGACCCGGAAAGGGCTAAAGAT GCAAAATGGGACGAAGCTACTatggtgactataaaaatatcgACAAAACCATGTCCGAAATGCAGGACACCGACTGAAAGAGATG gggGATGCATGCACATGGTTTGCACGAGAGCCGGCTGTGGTTATCATTGGTGTTGGGTGTGTCAAACCCAATGGACAAGAGAGTGCATGGGTAACCATTGGTTTGGTTAA